The following nucleotide sequence is from Psychroserpens sp. Hel_I_66.
TTTTATCTATAAGGATTTTAATGATTTAGCATATAAACAAGACTATCAAGATTTAATCAGTTTATATAAAAAAACTATTGCTGAATATCCAAATCTTCAACTTCAAGAAGGAATGCTAAATATGTTAGGATTGCGATTGTCATTTAATCCTAACAAGAAAGAACAAGGATATAATGTCATTTTATTAGCATTACATCTTTACCCAAAATCAGCAAATTTATATGATAGTTTAGCTGAAGCATATTTTTATAATAAGGATTACCCTAACGCTATTATAAATTACGAAAAGTCCTTGGAATTAAATCCTGCAAATCAAAATGCAATTGATAGATTGAAACAAATTAAGCAATAAAACCAGCAGTTAACAACAAATAAAAAGAATTGTAATCTTGTTTTCATAACCCACTCAGCACATTCCCCTACATTCCACGCTCGCCTGCTGAAAAAGCAGGCAACCACTTCATTCCGTGAAAAGAGCTTCATTACAAAGGTCTTGGACACAATCCCCAATTTCAGCTTTCCATTCCGCTAACCCTTCCCGTCCCGATAGTTATCGGGATTGGGAAGGAACACTACATTCCAGAGCCAAAATCGTGAACTAAGTCCGCTTTTTTAATCGGAAAGCCATCGGCTTGATTTTCTTAACAGGATTTTCGGCGCGGTCTTCTTGAGCCCTCACTCGAAAATCCTTAAAAACCAAACCGCTGTCTTACACATTTTAAGGGGTTTATAATGGATAAAGCCTTTGTTGTTTTTCGGGTCGTCGAAAAACAGGCACGACATAACCAATTCTAATATAAACACAGCTACTTATTTCGCTTAACTGTCGGTACGCTCAAACGCAACTGCGTTTAAAAGAATTGCTAATGCCCTTATGGAACTTGTCAAGACTATACAAGTTTTAGTGAAAAATAAGGTTTCTACTTCCTTGAATCCCGATAGCTATCGGGATTACTACGTCGCAAACACACCTGATTTTACCCTAAAAGTCTGGACAAAACCCACTTTATCCATTGTGCTATGCACAGAAGAAAAGAACAAACACCCCTTAAAATTTAATTCAGTTTAAAACAAATAGGGGAAATATAAACCAGTCTGTAACAAAGCAGACACAAATCTTTTTATTATGAGTACTATTAGAAATCACGTACAGTTAATTGGAAACGTTGGTCAAGAGCCAACCATTACGAACCTTGAAAGCGGAAAGAAAGTAGCCCGTTTTTCACTTGCAACAAATGAGTATTACAAAGATGCCAAAGGAGAAAAGCAAACAGATACTAATTGGCATACCGTAGTAGCTTGGGGCAAGACTGCTGAAATCGTTGAGAAATTTGTCGAAAAAGGCAAAGAAGTTGGAATATCGGGAAAACTTAAAACCCGAAGCTATACAACCGAAAATGATGAGCAACGCTACGTTACAGAAGTTGTAGCCGATGAAATCCTATTACTTGGAAGCAAGAGCGATAAGTAATCTTCAAAAAGAAAGAGGGCGCACCTGTCGAAAGTTTCGCCCTCTTTTTCATTATTCACACATTAAATATATGTACAATGAAAGCACAAGTTAACGAAATAAAAGAGCGATTGCAATATTTTAGTGGAACAGAAATGTTTTATCAAATCCCATTATTGCGAACCCGTTTTACGGACGGATTGAAATATTTATCAGAAGTCGCTGAATGTTTTTGGCTCATTACGGACACGTCCGTAATTGCAAAAAGTCTGATGAACCGAAGCGAATTTTTAACCATAGACTTCAAAAGATTGCCCAAAGAAAAACAGGATTATTCTGGTTATGAAGCCGAGATAATTTACAGCGATGGCAACGACAATATTTTGGAAAAACACGGTTACAGGGCAACCGATTTTCCGCTCGATGAACTGCGTTTATTTTTTGTAAATGATACGCTGATGTTACCGAGCGAATATTAAAAATCGGACGTTATGATATATCTAAATTTTACCGATTTGAACGAGGAAACACAAGAGCGATTAATTGCCAATTCAAAAGAGGAAGTAAAGGAAAAGTACGGCAAGGATATAATGGATTATGCCACAAAGCATAATACCAATTTGGATAAGATGCTCGATGAAGAAGCACTTCGGAATTTGTATTCGTATAAATACATTTTCAACATATAAATTTTATGAAATTAAAAGCAAGCACCTCTAAATTTTAGAGGTGTTTTCTATCCAATTAATATATAGTCAAGAAAAAAACGTATCTTTATTTCGCTGAAATTCAGCATTCAATTTAAGTAGGGTTATCCACTTTTCGACTTTCGCCGATAACCGTACACATCGAAAAATAACATATCGGAAAATCATTTTCCCTGAAAATGGCAATCGGCTTTTTAGCCGGATTGTATGGATTTTCGGTACGCCCAAAGCGTACCGAAAAGGAATAGCAAGAGGGTAACGGGCTGCGCCGCGTTACATATTCCATTTTCATTTTAATCTATTGATTTTTAAGCACTTAAAAATAAAGTAGATATAAAAAATCCATCGATTTGCGTCAAATGGTCTTGAAACACCAGTAAACAGGGATGGATTTACGTCAAATCTTTAAAAAAGCGAAAGGAAATGGACTCATTCATCACTATCAGGTTCAAACGGAAAACTGCCAAAAGGTTTCAGGAATTTTCCAAGAAGCACTTCAAAACGCACACGGAAGCTATGGAAAACATCCTTGATTTTTTCCTTTACAATGAAATATCGCCAAAGGAAAAATTGGGTCCAACCGGACGTACCATCGAAGCAAAATTATTAAAACGAATCAATGCCGTTATTGCCATAATGCGAGACGTGGAAAAGACCCAAACCAAACCTACGGTCGCAATGTTGCAATCCCTTTTTGTAATGGACGAACCTAAAAAGAAACCGCTCATTTTGGAAAAAAAATATGCTGAGGAAAAGAAAGAAGTCCGCTTTCGCGAAAAGCGAAATACCAACAATGAACTTTAAAAATTTAGCTTATGTACATCACAATCACACCTCAAAAAATGGGCGGTAACTTTTCCAAAAGTTCAGCTGATTTTGTTGGCTATTTAGAGAAGGAAAACAAAGGATTGGAACAACACGAAATGGAACATTTTTTCAATCAATATGGCGATGAGATTTCCGCTGAAGAAGTAGTCAAAGAAATAGATGGAAATACCGCAAAATTGGAAAAACACGAACCAAGATTCTATTCAATTACCGTGAGTCCTTCAAAATATGAATTGCGAAAACTTCAGAACAGTAGCGAAGATTTAAAAAGATATACTCGCGAGCTGATGAAAGATTATGTGGCTTCATTTAATAGAGAAATTAAAGGGCGACCAGTCAATATCGACGACATAAAATATTATGCGAAAATTGAACACAAACGCACATTTAAAGGAACGGATTTTCAGGTAAAAGAGAACCAACCCTTTGCCACAAAAATACTTCAGCTAAAAACTGAAATCCGAAATATTCAAGAAGGGCGAGCTGAAGGGAATATTAAAAAGATGGAAAAGAAAATTGCCAAACTGGAACTACAAGCGCCACATCAACAAAATGGAAAACGGATTGTCCAGGGAATGGCGAAAGATGGAAACCAAAGTCATATCCATATCATTGTGAGCCGAAAGGATGCATCAAACAGATTTAGTTTGTCACCCGGAAGCAAATACAAAGCTTCCGATGTGAAGTTGAATGGGGAAACCGTAAAACGTGGTTTTGACAGAGATAAGTTTTTTGAGAAAGCTGAAAAGACGTTTGATAAGACTTTTTGGTACAAACGCAACTTTGCAGAGACCTACAAAGCACGAAAGGATTTTGTAAAAAGCCCAAATCTATATTTCGCCGCCTTGATGAAATTACCTGCAAATGAAAAGGCATTGGCTTTTAAAATGATAACAAAAACAGGTCTGCCAATAGTACCAAGTATTCCAGTAAGTCAAACACAAATCGCACTTCGGATTTTCAAAAGGTTAAGACGTGGTGCAGAAGTGGCCATCAAATCAAGTTCAATAGGAATTTAGCGTATGGAAATAGACAATCTCATAACAATACTTTCAATTATTGGTGTGGCCAGTACTGTTTTCTATACGATATTTAGAGTGAGCAAGTTTGCACTTTTCTTGAATTTCATAATGCTTTCCTGCTTGGTTTTCTATTTAACGGAACAGAACGAATTAGTATCGATTTTACTTTATCTGGTATGTCCTCTAATGTTAATTAATATAGGACTATATGTTTTTTTGCATAAGACTGAAAATGCACAAAATAGCGATAGAAAGTATCAAGTCAATTTTGCTACGACTAAAGGAAATTTCAAGTTAGATAATATTAAACGTGGCGCATCTATCATCGGTTCTGCAGGAAGTGGAAAGACCGAAAGTGTCGTTTATGGATTTCTCAAACATTTCCGAAAAGAGCGCTTTTGCGGAATCATTCACGACTATAAAGATTTTGAATTGACTGAAATGGCATACCCACTTTTCAAGGATAGTGATATCCCTTTTAAGGTCATTTCCTTTGATAAAATCATCCATAGAGTAAATCCTATCGCACCACGCTATTTAGAGAACGAGGAAAGCGTAAACGAAGTGTCACGGGTGTTAATCGAAAACCTTTTAGAGCAAAGGGAAAGCGGAACAACTGGCACGACAAAATTCTTCAACGATGCTGCGGAAGGGTTGATTGGTGGTTTGATTTGGAAACTGAAAACCGACTATCCAAAATACTGTACGTTGCCACATTTGATAGCCATTTATCAAATACTCGATACCGATAGCCTTATCCAGTTCTTGGAAACCAACACCACATCGAGAGCGATGGCAGATGCTTTTATTAGTGGGAAAGATTCGGATAGACAGACCGCTGGTGTAAAAAGTACTTTAGCCAATGCGCTGAAACGAATTAGTACACAACGTATTTTTATGGCACTATCCGCAGACGAAGTGCCATTGAACATCAATAGCGAGGAAAATCCTGCAATCATTTCGGTAGTGAACAACCCTAAATATGAGACATCCTATTCGCCTGTTATCGCCACAATTATTCACACCATTACCAAGCAAATGAGTGTGCGAAATTCTAAACCTTCATTTTTGTTGATGGAAGAAGCACCTACGATTCGTTTATTGAATATGCACCGTATTCCGGCAACACTTAGAAGTTACGATATTGCCACCATATATGTGATGCAGGATAAGATACAGAATGATATGATGTATGGCGATAAGGCAAGCAAAGCGATTTTGAGCAATCTATCCTACCAATTTTTCGGCAAGGTCAACGACCCAGATACTGCAAAATATTACGAGCGCTTTTTTGAAATTATCAAAGATCCCACGAAAAGCATAAGTCGAGGTCACAATTTGGATTTCGATACAAGAATTACTACTGGCGAAAAGGAAATTCCGAAGATTAGAGCAGATGTCTTTTTCCGATTGAAACAAGGCGAGTTTATCACTTATGCGGACGGCAAAGATAAAAAGGTGCAGTTTAGATTGTCTAAGATTCAACGACAGCTTCCAGAAGAATCAAGACAATATTCTCAGGCAGATTTAGCGGCTAATTTTGAAAAAATTTATAGAGATGTAAAATCTATATTTAACTAATTTAAAGAGTGATGCTATATTTAAAAATTATGATTTCGCTATTTTTGACAGGATAACAGTATATTTATGACTGGTAAAATAAGTTTTAAATTGTACTTATTTTAATGCTTTAAATGAAAATAGAGAACGCTGAAGAAATACAAGAACTAAAAGCAATTGTTGAAAAATTATGTAAAAAACATCATTTAATCATACAAATCGCCGAGGATAATTATTTTAAGATATTTACGGACCAATCCTCTGGTATTACACTTTTTCTTCAGTTAGATGAGAACCAAAATTTATCATTTTACTTTCTTCAGAGAACATACGATGTGTTTTATACTGGTGATAGGTCTGATGCGCACGTAGTTCTAAGTTTGATGTTTACAGCTTTCTTGAGGTTCTACAAGTCAGGAATTTCTTGTGAGCAATTTGATATTGCCCATCCTGCCGTTCAAGATGAAATATGGGGAAGGTATTTGGTGCCTATTCAAGTCCCAATTTTACACGGAATATCGACTGCTAAACAACTTATTGAAGTTGTCACGGAAATTATAGAAATGGTTGCATTTTGGCGAGAAAGCTTATGGTATTTTACTGGCTGCCCTTGTGATAAATGTATGAAAAATGAGAATATTGATAATTCAAATTACAAGTATTCACTTGAGGATATCGAAGATTTGTTCTCAGATTTGCATAGCATATCCAGCCGTAATAATTATGGGGACCGTGAACGACCTGAATGGGTGTATTTCTATGACATAGAAGAGGAAGTTACTATGATAAAATCAAGTAGCCTAGCAAAATTTCTCAAGGCAACATTGCAGTTGTGTACAGATAAAACTGAACAGTTGAAAGGACAGAATGGGACATTCGTTCTAAGCGACAATATAAAAAATTTTGTTCACGATGATACCAACTCTGAAATGGATGAGTACTTTAAAAAAGTAAATACAAACGGTAAATTAAAAGGATATCCAGTTATTCCAATGGAAAATATGATTGTAACCGTTATGGATGATTACATCATTGCCTTAGGTAGAATATGTGGATTTGAAGAATATAAAAAAGAAAGGGAAATCATCAGAAAGCGGCATAATAGAGAGTCAGAACTTCTATTCCCGATTCCACAGTTCAAATGGAAAGAAAAGGTCTGTCCAGACCAATTTGAATTATTAGTTAAAGCACTATTGGAACGTGAACCAAATGTAAAAAGTGTAAGAAGACCGGCACCCATAAATCAAGGTGATAAGGGTAGAGATTTAATTATTGAGTGGAATGTAATAAATGAGTATATGTCCGATACCGCACCGCCAAGAATATTGATTAAAGTTGTAGGGCAGTGCAAATCTGGAACATCTACAATTGGAAAAGGCAAGGTTCTGGACATTAGAGATACGGTAGAGACTCACGATTCTCAAGGATTTTTTTTGGCAGTTAATACTCAAGTTTCTGCACCATTAACCGAAAAACTTGAATCACTAAAGTCAAAAGGCTTATGGGTCTCTTGGTGGAATAGGGATGATATTGAGATGCGCCTTTCTAAAAACCAAGATTTAATTCCCAATTTTCCAAAAGTTATAACATCCAGGGACAAAATAAAATTTGTAGACAAAGAAGATTAGTTTTATAACATAACTGTCCTCACAATCTTAAGGACAGTCTTTGTTTAGAATTTTTAATCTTAGGTGGTCAAATAGGTGGTCAAATAGGTGGTGTAATAGGTGGTGTAATAGGTGGTGAAAAAAGTGATTTAATTGATTCGATTGAATAAAATTTCAAACTAAAACGCGCTATTATAAGTAATTATCCATCCCAAATAATCTTGGTGAAGCACTTGCCAAGTTTTTTCGGCCATTGTTACAATAGTCAGCTTCAATCTCAAAAACAATACAATTCCTATTGGTCTGTTTACTGGCAATGGCTGTTGAGCAACTTCCGCCAAAGGTATCTAAGACTAAATCCCCAGGTGTTGTACTTTTTTCAATTAAGTAACTAATTAGCTCTACCGGTTTTTCTGTAGGATGGTTATTGTTTTTGGTTTTAGCAGATTTTAAAATATTACAATCGCGTTTACCATTCAATTTTTTACTTCCGTTACTGCAAAAAATAATCATTTCATACTTTGGTGCA
It contains:
- a CDS encoding BfmA/BtgA family mobilization protein; the encoded protein is MDSFITIRFKRKTAKRFQEFSKKHFKTHTEAMENILDFFLYNEISPKEKLGPTGRTIEAKLLKRINAVIAIMRDVEKTQTKPTVAMLQSLFVMDEPKKKPLILEKKYAEEKKEVRFREKRNTNNEL
- a CDS encoding single-stranded DNA-binding protein yields the protein MSTIRNHVQLIGNVGQEPTITNLESGKKVARFSLATNEYYKDAKGEKQTDTNWHTVVAWGKTAEIVEKFVEKGKEVGISGKLKTRSYTTENDEQRYVTEVVADEILLLGSKSDK
- a CDS encoding DUF6876 family protein translates to MKAQVNEIKERLQYFSGTEMFYQIPLLRTRFTDGLKYLSEVAECFWLITDTSVIAKSLMNRSEFLTIDFKRLPKEKQDYSGYEAEIIYSDGNDNILEKHGYRATDFPLDELRLFFVNDTLMLPSEY
- the mobB gene encoding MobB family relaxase, with translation MYITITPQKMGGNFSKSSADFVGYLEKENKGLEQHEMEHFFNQYGDEISAEEVVKEIDGNTAKLEKHEPRFYSITVSPSKYELRKLQNSSEDLKRYTRELMKDYVASFNREIKGRPVNIDDIKYYAKIEHKRTFKGTDFQVKENQPFATKILQLKTEIRNIQEGRAEGNIKKMEKKIAKLELQAPHQQNGKRIVQGMAKDGNQSHIHIIVSRKDASNRFSLSPGSKYKASDVKLNGETVKRGFDRDKFFEKAEKTFDKTFWYKRNFAETYKARKDFVKSPNLYFAALMKLPANEKALAFKMITKTGLPIVPSIPVSQTQIALRIFKRLRRGAEVAIKSSSIGI
- a CDS encoding type IV secretory system conjugative DNA transfer family protein, producing MEIDNLITILSIIGVASTVFYTIFRVSKFALFLNFIMLSCLVFYLTEQNELVSILLYLVCPLMLINIGLYVFLHKTENAQNSDRKYQVNFATTKGNFKLDNIKRGASIIGSAGSGKTESVVYGFLKHFRKERFCGIIHDYKDFELTEMAYPLFKDSDIPFKVISFDKIIHRVNPIAPRYLENEESVNEVSRVLIENLLEQRESGTTGTTKFFNDAAEGLIGGLIWKLKTDYPKYCTLPHLIAIYQILDTDSLIQFLETNTTSRAMADAFISGKDSDRQTAGVKSTLANALKRISTQRIFMALSADEVPLNINSEENPAIISVVNNPKYETSYSPVIATIIHTITKQMSVRNSKPSFLLMEEAPTIRLLNMHRIPATLRSYDIATIYVMQDKIQNDMMYGDKASKAILSNLSYQFFGKVNDPDTAKYYERFFEIIKDPTKSISRGHNLDFDTRITTGEKEIPKIRADVFFRLKQGEFITYADGKDKKVQFRLSKIQRQLPEESRQYSQADLAANFEKIYRDVKSIFN